In Haliotis asinina isolate JCU_RB_2024 chromosome 11, JCU_Hal_asi_v2, whole genome shotgun sequence, the genomic stretch TCAGTCGGCAGGTCAcgtcatgccctgtgcatggccAACATTTTTATGCAGTTATTgtacatgtttgtacatttttaaaattgaatgtttgtgtttgaaattctATTGTATATgtctgcctagagtcctatgccagaaggcggtgggcCAATCTGGGGTTAATTTCCTCCGAATAATGCATATCTCTAATTTCTTGGCTACTGTTCTTTGCTGACAGATTTCACGCAacaaattatttattattaaagtATATACTCTtatagtcacaatatggctgcagtattgctgaTGAAACTCTGAGTTTTAACTCACTCCGTtgcagatcttcatgggtacgTTTGGATAGCAGGGTGTTATGCGCTTTGATGGAATACTTAACGTCTTTAGTGTAGTGCAAcgaggcctgggttcgattccacacatgggtacattgtgtcgTGGCCATTTGTGTTATCCCCAGCAGGGAGTACTGCTGTATTGCCTGTAAATACGACATGAGTAAATTGACTCTGCAAATCTAGTTTCCCTTGCTAGACTGGAATTTCGTGTCTCGAACGTAATGCAGCCACTGGGCATTTACAGTTATGTACCTTGTATACCATGGCCTTTAGGTACCAACCATTACCTGTATAGATCCGGGATATAATTGGTCTGCACAACCCAAGCTTATCGTAAGTGTCGACTAACAGGAACAGGTACCCAGGCTTGTTAACGTGGTTGAGGCATATCGCCGTATCCCAACGGCGTAGATCACTCTCcgtcactgacacacaccttttCCCTCCCTCACAGCTTGAgatgtgttttgaaatattctATCCCGTAAAAGAAAGGCATAGGCGATTTGGATTTTTCAAAAATGGTTCAATTACCAGTTTTGTTCAGAAAATCGTCACAATATGTAACAAGAATGTTGATAACATGGCTTTACACAGTTGCACAAGTAAAAATCGATTTCCCCTGAAAATGCTGATTTTGATgggatttcttacaaggattagatAGGCATCGCCACAAGGCAACATAAATCACCTTCCAGTGGAAATTACATtaccagattactttcagaaattggcattcgttttgaaggagtttcaaggtcaaatcactatgTCGGGTCTTCACTGCGCGACATGGAACATCACTATTGAAAGATTGAATGCTGGAGGTTACATATCCTCTGTTGCCAGGTGTTTGAATTTAAGTCTAAACAAGATATCGTGGGTTgtagctcgttgcaaccaaacaggtatctCAACAGTGGCTGTCCTCATACAAGTAGACCTTGAGTTAGCCTTGCACCCCAAGATCGATACATTCGGGTACTCCATTTGCGTGATCGTAGTGCCACGGGTAAGAGAACAGCAGCCAGGGTGTCTGGACTTCAGAGGACATCAGAGGACATCCGGCCAAATTGTATGGAACAGAAACTGGTCTGAGATCCAGGAAACCCGAAGTCGGGATCAtactacgtcgtcaccatcgcgctcaacgtctccattatctaaaagtatccatTTGGTTGTATAgaccttcttctaaactggtgtagcATTTCATGCACTTAAATCTACTTGTGGACGAGCTATACATACTTGAAAATACAACGCTTTCGTAACAGATCTCGTCTATGCGCTCTCTATTTGGATAGTATAGTATTGCagtgtttcatttgtgtttcaggaaatgaagaaaacgAAGAAAACTTGTTTCTTTATCCTCTGCGTATCATCGATGCTGTGCTTCATCTGTTTCTTACAGATGAAATATCGTATTCTCAACCACGTCTTCAAAGATTCTTGGATGAATATGTCAGGAAAGAACCTCACTCGTCAGGCTATACCGATTATTGGCCGGACTGTTCAGCATGAGGAGACATTTCTACCAGATCAGTTTGGTGTCGTGCAGGATGTCGTACACCCAATGGACGTGTTGGTGGataaatacataatttatgaatgtaattcttCTCACTGCGGCGGTCTGGGGGACAGACAGAAAGGTATCATTACATCTTATTTAGTCTCACAGATGTTGAAACGGAACTTTGGATTATTCATGAGAGCCCCCTGTGAGTTTTCAGAATTTGTCATTCCAAATCTGGTGGAATGGAGGATTGAAGAGGCAAAGCTTAAGGGTCGGAGTCAAGAAACTATAAGAGTAATAAATAGTGTACTACTTGGTAGAGAAATGGAAAAGAATAACCTGGAAACGATGTATGACAAGGACGTCACTTTCTACATGGGAAACAGAGATTACATTCCAAGTCTCAAGAAGAACCCCCTGTTTTCTTCGGTGAAATGGGCACAGAACAAAAGTCTCCATGATATCTACAGAACTGCATTTTCACAGCTCTTCCGCTTTGCACCCAAAACACAGGCAAAGTTCGATTCCTTCAACGCTGAAGCAGAGAGAGCATCTAAACAGTTAATTTGTGCACATCTACGGATGGGGAAGTCTAAAACAATACCCCGTGATGCTTCTAGAACCACTTATCGACCTGATCTGGAATCAGTTGTCCTGTTCGTGAAGGAACAAGTACAGATGGCTGGTTCGTGTAGAGTGTTCATCGCTACAGACTCAGATGAGGCTAGAGTTGTGTTCAAACGGGCATTTCCTGAACACTTCATCGAAATTAAAGGTCAGATAGTTCACATCGACCGCCTCACAAAAGGGGTTGATGCTTGTTCTGGCATGGAGAAAGCTATTTTAGATGAGTATATCCTCTCAACGTGTGACACTCTGATAATGTCGAAAAGTGGTTTCGGCCGAATGGCTGCCATCGTGAGGGGATCTGATAAGAGACTATTTTTTGCTACCCAGAAGAACATAACACGAAGCGAACGATTAGATCCATCTATCATTTATTAAAGCCATTGTCATATATACTATTTGGTTAAATAAATGTTGGACATATAACATTTGTTATATGTTGGATTACCCTTTAAAGTAAAGCTTCGCACAATCATACACACTCGTCCTGTTCATAACAAGATGGCTTGAACTGAATACAACAGGGCATCCTCTTTACTATATGTGTTACTGTGATGTTCGTGATACGAATATTCCACAGATTGCTAGTGTCGAGTGCGTCTTCTTGAAGTGTTAGATCCAGTTTTCTGATTCGTTCCAAGTTACATAATTTAATGCTCCCATGTCATACctttcatgcaggta encodes the following:
- the LOC137255432 gene encoding uncharacterized protein, which encodes MAESAAKATLNKSVSRFRYSSVIINLYPGPNAKEVGYPTRCNQTGISTVAVLIQVDLELALHPKIDTFGYSICVIVVPREMKKTKKTCFFILCVSSMLCFICFLQMKYRILNHVFKDSWMNMSGKNLTRQAIPIIGRTVQHEETFLPDQFGVVQDVVHPMDVLVDKYIIYECNSSHCGGLGDRQKGIITSYLVSQMLKRNFGLFMRAPCEFSEFVIPNLVEWRIEEAKLKGRSQETIRVINSVLLGREMEKNNLETMYDKDVTFYMGNRDYIPSLKKNPLFSSVKWAQNKSLHDIYRTAFSQLFRFAPKTQAKFDSFNAEAERASKQLICAHLRMGKSKTIPRDASRTTYRPDLESVVLFVKEQVQMAGSCRVFIATDSDEARVVFKRAFPEHFIEIKGQIVHIDRLTKGVDACSGMEKAILDEYILSTCDTLIMSKSGFGRMAAIVRGSDKRLFFATQKNITRSERLDPSIIY